The Glycine soja cultivar W05 chromosome 9, ASM419377v2, whole genome shotgun sequence sequence GAATTTCATGGTACCTGATGATGTATGATATTTctattaatgtaatttaattatctattttattattattcttattagaGAATCTTCATAAAATTCAGGATCCAAGAAAATGGGCAGAGAAAACAATCTCCAATTCAAATTCATTCTAATAatctaaattattatattttactgATATAACATGAGAGAAAGGTGGTATTAAAACTGCTTTAATTTCAACAGAATCAGCAGACAATAGaaaacagtaaaaataaaaggaaacaaattttaatccattaagaaaaactaattaattcgAACAACAGAAAATTGCTTGGATTCACTGAAATACGGATAGGCAAGAGTTAAACTTATCTTCAGGCTTACTACTCCAAAGTTTTTGTAGCTTTTCACAGTCAGGAACAAGCATTGAAGCGCATATTCCTATTTGCTAGGCCAACTATATTTCTGAACTATTTTAACATAACCACTAAGCATTTGCCTAGAATCCTTTTCTTCCAATTGCTTTTATCAGTAAAAATCAGTTGTTATCAAGTTGCCACTATATTTACATTTAACATACTTGTCTGGAAAGACAGGTCTTTCAGGCTCCAATGCCAAATAAAACTATGTGATTTTGGAATgctaaaattcaaaatacattTTGATGTTAGTTTTCTTCATCAGAATCGAAAGACTGTCTTTTCCTTATAGATTGTATGACATCCATGCGCTTATCTTTGGAATGACACATACCAGTACAAGACTTGACTTTAGGAACACTCAAAGAACTAAGTGATGGTGTAGCGGTCCCCTTGTTTATTTCCCTGAGCACAGAACGGGCTGTTGCTGCAGCTGCTGCATTTGCCATTGCTGAAGCAACTCTTGAATCACTTGGAAGCTCATTACTGCTTTGTCCAACTGTTTGTCCTTGTGTCTTGGTCAGATTCTTAGAAGCATCAGGTGATTGATTTGAAACTGATTTTGGTTTGGTGCCCACAGCCTCAGCTACTGTTGCTTTAGCTTTTGCtgcttcatattttttaatatcataaatAAGCTCTTTCTGCAGCTGCTTATCAGCTACCAATATGTCATCAATCTCATTCTTATAGTCCTTTAGAATAATGCGGAGGCACTCCATGAGAGAACCTATGAGAGGACTATTCTTGGTTTCCAATAAACGTTTCAACTCTATGAAGATGGGGACTGTATTTTGGATAAGACCCTTCTTGACTGCCTGAGTTATAGTCTTTCCTCTAGCTGCAGATCCACTTTCTCCCCCTTCCTCCTCTACATCTGCTGACTCGGATGATGCACGAGTGGATGAAATGCGTATCTCTTTACAGCCGAGAATTTGAAAAGCATCCTGATCACACAATTAATGTTATAATTAGAAgccttaaataagttttttgtcccaataaaatagttttatttatttatttattagaatcGTAGTTTTAAAAACTGAACCAGTAATCGACTCGATCAAGATATTGGGTCAATGGTCGAACCAATAGGTCAGTTATTAACCTGCATGACTCGatctttattaacaaaaataaaaaaaaaaagtataccctatattaaataaaaaaaagaatcacttcaCAAATTAGTACAACATTTCTGTGGTGCAGTTTCAGATTgcattttttaagattaaattactcatttggtccttatagtttgaaagtggtctttttagtctttatagtttacattttaactctcttttagtccctatagtttcatgattcttacttttttaatcttttcaaattacaaaaactaagagaattaaaatataaactataaggactaaaaaaaacacttttaaactacagggactaaaagagaattaaaatgtaaactatagggactaaaaagaccattttcaaactatagggactaaaaagataATAACCATGAAACTATAGGGACCACATGtgtaatttaacctttttttaatttttcatgaagGGAAAAGTATCTGTGTGCGCCCAAACCGGTCTGGGTTGTTACCCGCTGTTTGCTGGTCTGACCATAAACTTGCCCAGGTCACACCGGGTTTCCGATGCCTGAGCCAAACCGGTTGAGTTATTGGATCCCACTCCGACCAGCCGTTCGATCTGGGTTTTAAAACACTAATAATAGTCctttaaagatttattttttgttttattcattgCTGTCAATTAACGAAGGTAATCGATGTCTAACAGGATAGTCACGCGTAATTCTTTTTTGGTAAACTGTGTTTTAAAATCCTCATCTGTTCGAACCAATTGATGACATTAAATTACTTGACGAgggatttaaaaatattgtttaccAAAAAAGTTACATGCGACTGTAAGACTCCACAAGTCAATAAACTGTCAACATAGTTGATACTTGAcaacaaggacaaaaataaaaaattttaaatctttaaaggactaaaaaaatacaactttaaaggactaaaataaaaaaatccctaTTTTATAGGGACCAAAAACTTATTTAAGCCTTATTAGAACATAAATTACATGATATAAGACAGTATTAAAGGCAATGTTATCTCCCTTCATATTCCAATATGTATGCATTACCAattgcatacatatatatatgctGATAATTAATGACAACCTGGTGACCATGGTTGGTACAGATTAATACCTGTAGAACAGACTGTCCAGTTGCATCTTCTATATTGAGCATACCATCAGAAGCTGCGGCTAGAATTTCTGCACATAACTTGGCAAAGGTTGCTAGAAGATGTTCAGGGGCCATTTGTTTTAGCAAAGAAACATAAATGTGCATTCTTTTAGACCTTGACTCTTCATCAGTACCCCTGCGAAGATCAATGCAGACTTGATATCAGTGCAATATCTCAAATAATTAACTGTCTTGCCAATTGCTAATTTTGGGTCCCATTACCTGATGGAAAAGATTTGGCTTTCCTTTCGTGATCCTTGAGACTCACGATGCCCATTATGGACATGACAGTCGTTCAGAACAAAAACAGCCTCAACAAAACTATTGTATGCTAAAAGAGGAGACTTGACTGGTGAGGAAAACACAATAGTTAAAATCCAAtgacaaacatattttttaatttatatataatggcAAGTATAACTATCAAGATAAAGTTTCAGACCTTTCAAAATATTTCCAAAGAGAAAATCCGCTAACTGCCTTATATTTTCTGATTCATCAACAAGTGACAAAAGGAACCGAAGAAATAGCACTCCTCTCCATTTCACATAGTCCCTctagataaaagaaaatcatattttagCAAACAATACAATTTTTCCCTCTTCACCTTTTAGAAGAGATAATGAAAACAAGCTGTGAAATAAGTTGATTCATAAAAAGTACCTGCAGCAATCTGGAAAGCAATATGAACGTTTGCCTTCTCACAAGTTCACAGGGATCTAAGAGACACcttgtgatctttgttatgtaACTGATAACTTCCATGAAAAAGAAGTTAGAATAGCAAGGCGAATATTTGCTGACATTCAATTTAAGCATTTTGCATTCTGTAAATATtggatttatattattattattatacaatcTGCTATGTATTTACCAATATGTACAAGAACACTACATTATTTCCTTACGATATTATaccttttcaaattcaaattcacttaAATGCAATATTAACGAGGCTTACCAATCAACAAGAGCAGTGAACCGGACACAAAAGTCTGCCATCATGACCACAATGTTGTTGCGAAGAGCTGCAGATTTGCTCTTTTCAAGCTCCTGCATATTTTGAAACAGAATGTATTTTGATTAGGAGGTGAGAAAAATATCACAGTCCATGAGGCATAACATAAACAGTCAAAGCCACAGGCCCAACCTGTACAAACAGAGGAATATAATTCTTAGCTAGCTTCCCATCAGCAAGGCAAAGCTTGCCCATAGCTAGCCACCCTTGAATATAAAAAGAGGGAGCTTCCTGTTGCAAAGAAGTTGAAGGGCTGGGTAGGTTATTTAATTTAGGACCAGAACTCCCAGAAGTGATGATTGTATGCaacagaggaactaaattgctcATATCAGCAGATGGGCAAACAATAACTACCGACCCAACTGTATAAATCGCTGTTACTGCTTTAGACAATGACTTGGACTTTGCTACTGATTTCCTGCCTTTGCTAGTCCCACTTCTAGGTGGAGTGAAGAAGCTACCTTCTGCGTTTTGTTCTGAATTCTCTGAAATGAATTTTTCTATTATTCCAGAAGCCCTGGAGAGAACTTGGTGGACCCATTTCAAGACTAATGCTTCTGCCTCTTCGAGATTTGAAGCTTTCCTCTTGCATAATGTTTTTAGTGCTTTTAAATGAGCATCAACCTATCAAGCAAAAGTAAAAAGTCAACAAAGTATACTATTTAACTCTGTATAATTATAATGTTCTCAGCCATTATCATTCTGTTCTACCTCTATACCTCATCATTTAACTTACCTTTCTGTCCAGATTTATCAACTAAAATACCAGCTAACATTATTTCTATGAAAATAGTTGTTCCattaacaattaataacaaatttagTATCACAGCACTGTTTAATATATAAGTCTAGATAGCTTGGCTAATTGCTTAAGAAACTAAGATGATCATGGAactaatatttgtttattaaatgaTGCAGTATAAAGAGTGTCCAGTTTTCTTCATTGTGTGGGGGCAGTAGAGTAAACAAGATAAATGCTTAAGCTTCAGATGGAATGAAATTCCCATGACCTGGCATAAGACAAAAAATAGAACTGAGAGGAAGACATTTACACATCTTAAAACTTGAAAGACCATGCAGAAGTGTTAATTTCAAGGCAACCTTCAGTCCACTCCACTCCACAAGATATTGGCATCATTAATAGACAGATTTGTTACCATATACTTTTAAGTGTtaagaaatttataatatatgatgCAAAAAGATGATAATCAAGACAAAGAAGCATCCCATGAAAAGCATTATGAAATTCTAAATCTGGTGGATAAATAAAGCCGTGTTTAACAATGGTAGAATATCACACATTCACACCATCCAGATAGACATTGAAGAATAATACAAGAAGCAAGCGTTAGAAGTCACTAATGAATTCGATTAATAATACTACTTAATGATTACCTCTGTTGAATGCATGTTGAATTGTTCAACCCGTTTGAGCAAGTTATGAGCCAAATCAGCTGCGGGTACAGGGGGCAGCTCCACAGAAACATTAGAAATTGTTTGTAAGAGGAAAACTCGGTCACTGGCCCAGGCAACATGATTGCATTCTATGCTTTCTTCCTCTTCAGATGCATTTCTTTGTACAAATGGGCTTTTGAACTCACCTTCCACTTCATGTTTGTCAAGAAGTTGCCAATGATGATGAAGAAACTCCCAGTCTACTACTTTTGAAAGGAATGTTGACACCTCTGACAAAAGAAACCAAGCACCTGGCGGGGCAGTCCATTTTTCTATTGGCATGGAGTGACTCAGCCAGATAGACTCTGACACCCTGATTATATTTTGAAGTGCGGTAACAATTTTGTGATTTATACGATTCTTTTTGCCCAGATTTGTGCAAATTTTCTTCACCCAAGGGCTCACCTCCCCATGGTAAATCTCTCTCAGAAGATACAGAGTTCCATTGGGAAAAAACATCTCCATCTCATTGTCTAAACCTTTTCCTTTCATCTTTCTATTAGACAAAGGCTCGCTATATGAAGAGGTAGCAGTTGCAGCTCTAATTATCCGGTCCAAAACAAGTTCTTTAAACATGTTCTCACATTCTTCTTGGATGCTTGATTCATTGTCAGATATTAAACGCGGAACTGAATGTAGCCACTCAGTTATTACTGTTTCAGCAGAGAATGTTCTGAAAGCCTACATTTTGTTTaagtaaatttcataaattaatcatgtgtttttatttatattagcaATTAGTAAAAAGGaaccaagaaaaagagaagaaattttAGAGGACCAATGAGATTCATAACTTCTCACGTATAGTAAGATTATAGAAATAACATCGAGTTATCCAAATCATTTCAGGCAGAATCTGATAAACACTGCACAAGTTAGGCAACTATCTAAAGTATACTTAACAGTTTGACAtttaaaaccattattttaatgcaATAAGGGATTGTTTAACATAAGTACTTCATGCAGAAAAATATACTCCGAGCATTTATTTAGTAATATGGAACAAACTTATCACAACAGATTGATTGACATTGCGTTATGCTCTCCATATGGATTACATGTATAGATAtaacattttactattttttctttcataaacaACAGTGTAACTCAATTTTATCTACTCAACTCAAAGGCAGAAACAGTTAGTAGAGAACACAACATATAAAAGCAGTCCAACAGAAGAAAATTGCCTGCATTGtagtttttctatccaaatcCATTTCCAGGAAAACTAGATGCCAACAACAACACAACAGACCAAAGCAAACCCTACAGTTGTCATGACAAAATATTCTTCTGTAACTACTCACGTAAAATGAAAGCCTTTACCCACATCATatcttatattttcatgttaagtcactaaattttgcaaaaaattcTCATTTCTGTCTCATACATTATACAGCAAAACATTATAACTCAAATAGTAAATAAACTACCTCCGATAGAGCTGTAATTGCCGCTTTCCGCATACTGATAAGTGGATCCGAACAAGCCATCCCCATTGTCTTGAGCACCACTTCATCAATGGCGCCTCCAAGAAGAGAAGTCAAGTTAGTAACCAAAAGCAATGCAGCTTTCCTCACAGCTGCCTTATCATCCATACACCTTCTCCTCAGCATGTCATTCATTCCACCTTCAACATTCCCATCACCAACCTTTCCAAACCCCATAAACTCCTTCAGAACCACACTAGTCCTCTCACCGCGAGACAAAAACCCCACCAGCTGGGCCAAATTCGATAAAGCCCTCGCCCGAATCGTGCCACTCACATCAGAACACCTTTTCAACAGCACCTCCAAGCACCAAATCCCCCACACCTCACTCTCTTCACTCTCCACGCCCAACGGATCCTTCAACGACATCACCAGATTCAAAATGAGATCAACCGCCAAAAGCCGAAGACTGGACTTCCCCTGAGCCATCTGCACAACATACTTCACAAACGCAATTTGATCATCAAAACCCATCACTTTAACAACCTCCATGATGGACTCCACAGCCAATGCTCTCGGCTCGGCCTTCTCCGGCGCCTTCTTCGCCAAATACCTCGGAAAATTAACCAGCGCCTTTTTCACATCATCACATTGATTACCAAGACTCGTGACAAATCCGAGCGCAAAAGTCCTCGCCTGCGACTTCGCCATGAGAACAAGCGAACACAGCGATTTCAAAACCTCCGCAGCAGTGTTGGAAGGTTCACCGTGCTCGGATTTGAGAACTTCCTTCAGCACGTGCGAGCAGAGGCTAAGCAGTCTGCTATACACCGCCGCGTTCCCGCACGTGTTGAGCGAGGTCACGGGGATTTCAGCCACGGTTTGGATCAGCGACTTCAGAGTCTCGGGGAAGCGGTTGAGGTGGATTAAACCCATCACTTCGACTAGCTTCTCCAGCACGCGGAGGAGCACCCTGGGGTCGTGTTGGGAACTAGTGTCGGGCGAATCGTCCTCGTTTTGGGGATTTTTCGCGCGACCGCGACCCGGGCGCTTTCGTTTGCCATTCTGCGAGTTGTCTTGGGCCGGGCCAGGGTGGGAGTGGGCCTTGCAGGAGCGGCGGAGGGAGCGGAGGAAGGAAAGAAACGACATTGGTGTAAAGAGTGTAAAAACGGGTGCGTTCGGAGCGAGGAGAAGCGAGAGGAAGACATCGGAAGCGAGAAGAGAGTGGTGCGGAGGGGAAGAGTCCATTGCGGAAGCAATGGGAGGAATGAGAGAAGACGGAGAGAGATTCTTCGATGAAAGCTCATCGTAGAGAAACTCTGAAAGAGAGTGTTTGAGGAGAAATAGAAGATTCGTTAGGGTTTGTTCGGAGAGTGGTGGTGGTTGAGGGTTTCCACGGAGATCCTCTAGCTCGGAGATTACGCGAGACACCGTTTCCTCCATTTCCGTCATGCTGTGTCTTCTTCCTCCACATATTCCACCACGCTCTATTTTCCATTTCAAATTCCCGCTTTTTCAATTACGGGCCTATTATTCTATGGGCCGAAATAGAAGCCCAATAGGAGAACTGGACAAGGGGTTCTTTTGGTAATTTCAGCGGGTGGAACTAGAAACTGGAAACCCTGGACTATAAATAAGAGTTGCACACAAGTTTTTCGTCCCTCTTCTCTCGCGTCGCTCCGCACCAGTTTCACCGCACGAATATCTTGTTGTTTGGAGCGATCCGAGAAAAACTCTGTAAACATGTTGGTTTACCAGGACCTCCTTACAGGTAAACTAAACTAATCTCTATTTCTTTCGTCGTAGCTTTTGCTTGTAGATCTATTGCCATCGGTTTTGGTTTCGCTTCTGTGTTTAGATCTGTTTCGATTGCGCCTCTGATTTTGATTTTAGAGTATTGAACTTTCGTCGATGTTTGGAtctggcatttttttcgatgTAATTTGATTCATTGTGGACATGCGTTCATTTCACGCGTATCtgattgttttattattttaattctgtTTGTTAATTATAGCTAggttattgatttaattaacgCAAAacgtttttattttcagtagttTCTGTGTAGTATTGTCTATGATTCGAGTGATAATTTAGAGCTAGGCTAATGGTCTGCTTGCTTTACAAATTTAGCTGTagtgtataaaatattattatttatgaaggAATTTTGTTTTATGCCATTCTtcgaatttatttatttttttgtgtgtttctgTCTCGCCCctgttttatctttttaaatgttTCTGTTAATATTGACTGTGTGCTGCCTTGTGTAGGTGATGAGCTTCTCTCTGACTCCTTCCGTTACAAGGAAATTGAGAATGGAATGCTGTGGGAAGTTGAGGGGAAGGTTAGTTGATTATTGTGAATTTCTGCAGATTTTTATTGTTTGTGTTGAGTGTAATATTCTAAGCACCActacttcattttttataagat is a genomic window containing:
- the LOC114367400 gene encoding condensin-2 complex subunit D3-like produces the protein MTEMEETVSRVISELEDLRGNPQPPPLSEQTLTNLLFLLKHSLSEFLYDELSSKNLSPSSLIPPIASAMDSSPPHHSLLASDVFLSLLLAPNAPVFTLFTPMSFLSFLRSLRRSCKAHSHPGPAQDNSQNGKRKRPGRGRAKNPQNEDDSPDTSSQHDPRVLLRVLEKLVEVMGLIHLNRFPETLKSLIQTVAEIPVTSLNTCGNAAVYSRLLSLCSHVLKEVLKSEHGEPSNTAAEVLKSLCSLVLMAKSQARTFALGFVTSLGNQCDDVKKALVNFPRYLAKKAPEKAEPRALAVESIMEVVKVMGFDDQIAFVKYVVQMAQGKSSLRLLAVDLILNLVMSLKDPLGVESEESEVWGIWCLEVLLKRCSDVSGTIRARALSNLAQLVGFLSRGERTSVVLKEFMGFGKVGDGNVEGGMNDMLRRRCMDDKAAVRKAALLLVTNLTSLLGGAIDEVVLKTMGMACSDPLISMRKAAITALSEAFRTFSAETVITEWLHSVPRLISDNESSIQEECENMFKELVLDRIIRAATATSSYSEPLSNRKMKGKGLDNEMEMFFPNGTLYLLREIYHGEVSPWVKKICTNLGKKNRINHKIVTALQNIIRVSESIWLSHSMPIEKWTAPPGAWFLLSEVSTFLSKVVDWEFLHHHWQLLDKHEVEGEFKSPFVQRNASEEEESIECNHVAWASDRVFLLQTISNVSVELPPVPAADLAHNLLKRVEQFNMHSTEVDAHLKALKTLCKRKASNLEEAEALVLKWVHQVLSRASGIIEKFISENSEQNAEGSFFTPPRSGTSKGRKSVAKSKSLSKAVTAIYTVGSVVIVCPSADMSNLVPLLHTIITSGSSGPKLNNLPSPSTSLQQEAPSFYIQGWLAMGKLCLADGKLAKNYIPLFVQELEKSKSAALRNNIVVMMADFCVRFTALVDCYITKITRCLLDPCELVRRQTFILLSRLLQRDYVKWRGVLFLRFLLSLVDESENIRQLADFLFGNILKVKSPLLAYNSFVEAVFVLNDCHVHNGHRESQGSRKESQIFSIRGTDEESRSKRMHIYVSLLKQMAPEHLLATFAKLCAEILAAASDGMLNIEDATGQSVLQDAFQILGCKEIRISSTRASSESADVEEEGGESGSAARGKTITQAVKKGLIQNTVPIFIELKRLLETKNSPLIGSLMECLRIILKDYKNEIDDILVADKQLQKELIYDIKKYEAAKAKATVAEAVGTKPKSVSNQSPDASKNLTKTQGQTVGQSSNELPSDSRVASAMANAAAAATARSVLREINKGTATPSLSSLSVPKVKSCTGMCHSKDKRMDVIQSIRKRQSFDSDEEN